The following proteins come from a genomic window of Terribacillus aidingensis:
- a CDS encoding extracellular solute-binding protein, which yields MKKFLALLFVSLLVLSACSSGSGSEADADTNDIKVWAWDPNFNIKAAELAKTAYQKENSELNIEVIEYAQDDIIQKLNTSLSSGTTKGLPNVVLIEDYRAQSFLQSYPDMFYAVDDAISIDEFAKYKQPPTSFEGKQYGVPFDSGVAGLYVRTDYLEEAGYSIDDLQDADWEKVIEIGKAVKDATGKQMITQDPKDLGLLRMMIQTSGAWYLEEDGVTPNIANNDALKEAFRLYKEMIDADLVKPHADWSQYIATINNGDISMLPSGNWITPSVKAEASQSGKWAVAPFPKLPGMESVNASNLGGSSWYVLNIPGKEKAAEFLGKTFGADGDFHQQFVEEVGGVGTYQPAAEGEAYQAEDEFFGGQKIMSDFAAWTEEIPQVNYGLHTYVIEDILANEIQKYLQGEDLDTVMENAQSLAEQQAK from the coding sequence ATGAAAAAGTTTCTAGCACTTTTATTTGTTAGTTTGCTCGTTCTGTCTGCGTGTTCTTCGGGTTCCGGCTCGGAAGCGGATGCAGATACGAACGATATCAAAGTTTGGGCTTGGGACCCGAACTTCAATATAAAAGCAGCCGAGCTTGCGAAGACAGCTTATCAAAAGGAAAACAGTGAGCTCAATATTGAAGTTATCGAGTATGCACAGGATGACATCATCCAAAAGCTCAATACTAGTCTCAGCTCTGGGACAACAAAAGGCCTACCGAACGTCGTTTTAATTGAGGACTATCGTGCGCAAAGCTTCTTGCAGTCTTATCCGGATATGTTTTACGCGGTTGACGATGCAATCTCAATCGATGAATTTGCAAAGTACAAACAGCCGCCGACAAGCTTTGAAGGCAAGCAATATGGAGTTCCCTTCGATTCAGGTGTAGCTGGTTTGTATGTACGAACTGATTACTTGGAAGAAGCAGGATACAGCATCGATGACCTGCAGGACGCTGATTGGGAGAAAGTAATTGAAATTGGTAAAGCAGTGAAAGATGCTACAGGCAAGCAAATGATCACGCAGGATCCAAAAGATCTAGGTCTGTTGCGTATGATGATCCAGACAAGTGGTGCATGGTATTTGGAGGAAGATGGAGTAACTCCGAATATAGCTAATAATGATGCGCTGAAAGAAGCATTCCGTCTGTATAAGGAAATGATCGATGCAGACTTGGTGAAACCTCATGCAGACTGGAGCCAGTACATTGCCACAATCAATAATGGAGACATTTCCATGCTGCCAAGTGGTAACTGGATCACACCTTCTGTTAAAGCGGAGGCATCTCAGTCAGGTAAGTGGGCAGTAGCACCATTCCCGAAACTTCCTGGCATGGAATCAGTGAATGCATCCAACTTGGGCGGTAGCTCCTGGTATGTATTGAACATCCCTGGTAAAGAAAAAGCAGCTGAATTCTTAGGCAAGACATTCGGTGCCGACGGTGATTTCCATCAGCAGTTCGTTGAAGAAGTAGGCGGTGTTGGAACCTATCAGCCTGCAGCTGAAGGAGAAGCTTACCAAGCAGAAGATGAATTCTTTGGCGGTCAGAAGATAATGTCTGATTTCGCAGCTTGGACAGAAGAAATTCCACAGGTCAATTACGGTCTTCATACGTATGTGATCGAGGACATCCTTGCGAATGAAATCCAGAAATATTTGCAGGGCGAAGATTTAGATACGGTTATGGAAAACGCACAATCGCTGGCAGAACAGCAAGCGAAGTAA
- a CDS encoding sugar ABC transporter permease, with product MNIPEKLGPEKLAEKPAPRPARSLRLKNTLVGWTFVAIASLLIGIFYFFPMVQALIMSFESGSGVNLSFVGFENYIRLFQDPVFLTTVKNTVIYLIIQVPVMILLALFLSVVLNNKTLKWKGFFRTAIFLPCVTSLVAYSVVFKYLFAPDGIVNMTLLKINLVSEPIQWLTDPFWAKITIILAITWRWTGYNMIFYLSALQNVDRSIYEAAKIDGASAIQQFFKITIPMLKPIILFTSITSTIGTLQLFDEVMNITAGGPGNATMTISQYIYNLSFKYTPDFGYAATVSYAIVILIVIFSIIQFKAAGDKK from the coding sequence ATGAATATTCCTGAAAAACTAGGACCGGAAAAACTTGCAGAAAAACCAGCACCGCGTCCAGCACGATCCCTCAGGCTGAAAAATACATTGGTCGGCTGGACATTTGTTGCGATAGCTTCACTTTTAATTGGAATATTTTATTTCTTCCCGATGGTGCAGGCATTGATAATGTCGTTCGAGTCTGGCAGCGGTGTGAATCTGTCATTCGTCGGATTTGAGAACTATATCCGTCTATTTCAGGACCCTGTATTTCTGACTACGGTCAAGAATACGGTCATCTATTTGATCATCCAAGTACCAGTCATGATTTTGTTAGCATTATTCCTGTCTGTTGTACTGAACAATAAGACACTGAAATGGAAGGGATTCTTCCGAACAGCCATTTTCCTTCCGTGTGTAACATCACTTGTTGCATACTCAGTTGTGTTTAAATACCTGTTTGCACCAGACGGTATCGTGAACATGACCTTGCTGAAGATCAATCTGGTTTCTGAGCCAATTCAGTGGCTGACAGACCCGTTTTGGGCGAAAATCACCATCATCCTGGCAATCACATGGAGATGGACTGGCTACAATATGATCTTTTATTTGTCTGCTCTTCAAAACGTGGATCGATCCATCTATGAAGCTGCAAAAATCGATGGTGCTTCTGCTATCCAGCAGTTCTTCAAGATTACGATTCCGATGCTGAAGCCGATCATTCTATTCACATCCATCACATCGACAATCGGGACATTGCAATTGTTCGATGAGGTAATGAACATTACAGCTGGGGGACCAGGAAATGCCACCATGACCATTTCCCAATATATTTATAACTTGTCCTTCAAGTACACGCCTGACTTTGGCTACGCTGCAACTGTTTCCTATGCCATCGTAATCTTGATTGTTATCTTCTCGATCATCCAATTCAAAGCGGCAGGTGATAAGAAATGA
- a CDS encoding carbohydrate ABC transporter permease encodes MRLSNKVIGYLFLSICAIISIFPFYWMVVSMTNTSTDVTRGKLLPGGHFIENFKNLLQTVDLVPALTNSAIIAVATTVLSLLIASLAGYGFEIYRSKAKDVVFNILLLSMMIPFAALMVPLFRMFGSITPIFPFLGIDTLTAVVLPSITTAFLIFFFRQSTKMFPKEILEAGRIDGLKEIGIFFRIYVPTMKTTYAAAAIITFMASWNNYLWPLVVLQSPDKQTIPLLISNLGSSYSPDYGMIMMAIVIATLPTAIIFFFMQKHFVAGMMGSVK; translated from the coding sequence ATGAGACTATCCAACAAAGTAATCGGTTATCTTTTCCTCAGCATCTGTGCGATCATTTCCATCTTCCCGTTTTACTGGATGGTTGTCAGCATGACAAACACGTCTACTGATGTTACGAGAGGGAAATTACTGCCCGGTGGACATTTTATTGAGAACTTCAAGAATCTGCTTCAAACAGTAGATTTAGTGCCAGCATTGACGAACTCAGCAATCATTGCAGTCGCTACAACAGTCCTTAGCTTGCTGATAGCTTCTTTGGCGGGATATGGATTTGAAATTTATCGCAGCAAAGCAAAAGATGTCGTATTCAATATCTTACTATTGTCGATGATGATTCCATTTGCGGCCTTGATGGTGCCTTTGTTCCGTATGTTCGGCAGTATCACACCAATCTTTCCGTTTCTCGGAATTGATACACTAACTGCTGTAGTGCTGCCGAGTATTACGACAGCATTCCTTATCTTTTTCTTCCGTCAGAGTACAAAAATGTTTCCTAAAGAAATTTTGGAAGCAGGACGGATTGATGGCTTGAAGGAGATTGGTATCTTTTTCCGAATTTATGTACCAACGATGAAGACAACATATGCCGCTGCAGCCATCATTACATTCATGGCCAGCTGGAATAACTATCTCTGGCCGCTAGTCGTCTTACAGTCACCAGATAAACAGACGATTCCATTGCTTATTTCGAATCTAGGTTCCAGCTACTCGCCCGATTACGGCATGATCATGATGGCAATCGTTATTGCGACATTGCCGACAGCGATTATTTTCTTCTTTATGCAGAAGCATTTCGTAGCAGGAATGATGGGTTCCGTGAAGTAA
- a CDS encoding glycoside hydrolase family 2 TIM barrel-domain containing protein translates to MTINTNVIPSLDWLSDTSVFAVNRVPAHSDHVYFETLEQAKAKKDMPWRHSLNGKWKFHYAQNPAVRPADFYSAAYDNSRWDSITVPAHIQLEGYGTPQYVNTMYPWDGIHDIRPPQVPMEDNAVGSYVKHFTVPKHMEDMPLYISFQGVESAFYVWLNGQFVGYSEDSFTPAAFDLTAYLQPGENKLAVEVYQRSTGSWLEDQDFWRFSGIFRDVYLYTTPELHVFDLSVQVRLDETYSKGSLKAAMLFQEDIPAAAKITGSLYDKHGSLVQEAEGLFHEKTAVVSFHVDSPQLWSAEDPNLYSLYLQVYNEEGQLVEVIPQTVGFRRFEMIDKVMCLNGKRVVFKGVNRHEFNAQSGRVVTEEDMLWDIRTMKQHNINAVRTSHYPNQTRWYELCDEYGLYVIDEMNLESHGSWQKLGQVEPSWNVPGNLPEWQDIVMDRAVSMLERDKNHPSILIWSCGNESYAGEVIVNVANYFREKDPSRLVHYEGVFHAREYDEASDMESRMYAKVEDIVEYLESEPEKPFISCEYSHAMNNSLGGMYKYTDLENAYPMYQGGFIWDYMDQALLKKNRYGQEFLAYGGDFQDRPTDYIFCTDGIVFADRKLSPKMQEVKYLYQNIKLDIDDKKIVVRNENLFADTSAYELVLAVRREGESCYERSIEQDVSAGQQAEYEIDIPASVIAEPGTYTIDASMRLREAALWADAGFEIAFGQYVLERKAEIPKAAGTLRVVEGDVNIGVYGNDFCVQFSKAAGSLTSLRYDGKELIETPPHPTFWRASTDNDNGYQHSYTAGVWLAASVARKCTDVALDIGTEQVDVTFTYAFSIAEKLQVQTIYSVFPDGSIRVKAVYQGAEGLPDLPTFALSFRTSADYSNLEWFAQGPEENYADRSHGARLSRFRNTVQTNGTAYVRPQESGTRTGVRWLKLTCEKGSGIELQSDDKPITCNASPHTALEIEQASHAYELPPVHYTVLTVSGKQMGVGGDDSWGAPVHPEHRLSSDGDHSFTFTIKRV, encoded by the coding sequence ATGACAATCAATACAAATGTAATTCCAAGTTTGGATTGGCTTTCGGATACAAGTGTGTTCGCGGTGAATCGTGTTCCAGCTCATTCTGATCATGTGTATTTTGAAACTTTGGAACAGGCCAAGGCAAAGAAGGATATGCCTTGGCGCCACAGTCTAAATGGAAAATGGAAGTTCCATTACGCACAGAATCCTGCTGTTCGTCCTGCAGATTTTTACAGTGCAGCATACGACAATAGTCGTTGGGATTCCATTACTGTCCCAGCTCATATCCAACTGGAAGGGTACGGGACACCGCAATATGTGAATACGATGTATCCATGGGATGGAATACATGATATCCGGCCTCCTCAGGTGCCGATGGAGGATAATGCCGTTGGCAGCTATGTGAAACATTTTACTGTACCAAAGCATATGGAAGACATGCCGTTATACATCTCTTTCCAGGGTGTAGAGTCTGCATTCTATGTTTGGCTGAATGGTCAATTTGTCGGTTACAGCGAGGACAGTTTTACACCAGCAGCATTCGATCTGACAGCATATCTCCAGCCAGGTGAGAACAAATTGGCGGTAGAGGTGTATCAGCGCAGCACAGGCAGCTGGCTGGAGGACCAGGATTTCTGGCGCTTCTCCGGTATTTTCCGTGATGTGTATCTATACACGACACCTGAGCTGCATGTTTTTGATTTGTCTGTACAAGTACGATTGGATGAAACGTATTCAAAAGGATCGCTAAAGGCAGCCATGCTATTCCAAGAGGATATACCAGCGGCTGCAAAAATAACAGGCAGCCTTTATGACAAGCATGGAAGCTTAGTACAGGAAGCTGAAGGATTATTCCATGAAAAAACAGCTGTCGTTTCATTTCATGTAGATTCACCGCAACTATGGAGTGCGGAAGATCCTAATCTATATTCGCTTTATCTGCAAGTTTACAATGAGGAAGGGCAGCTCGTCGAAGTCATTCCGCAGACCGTCGGCTTCCGCCGTTTCGAGATGATAGACAAAGTGATGTGCTTAAACGGTAAGCGGGTTGTTTTCAAAGGTGTCAATCGACATGAATTCAATGCTCAATCAGGAAGGGTCGTTACCGAAGAAGATATGCTGTGGGATATCAGAACGATGAAGCAGCATAATATCAATGCTGTCCGGACTTCTCATTACCCGAACCAGACTCGGTGGTATGAGCTATGTGATGAGTATGGTTTGTATGTTATCGATGAGATGAACCTGGAATCGCACGGTTCCTGGCAGAAGCTTGGACAAGTGGAGCCATCCTGGAACGTACCGGGCAATTTGCCTGAATGGCAGGATATCGTCATGGACCGGGCAGTATCCATGCTGGAACGGGATAAAAACCACCCGTCCATTCTGATCTGGTCCTGTGGTAATGAATCGTACGCTGGCGAAGTCATCGTCAATGTTGCGAATTACTTCAGGGAAAAGGACCCGAGCAGGCTTGTCCATTATGAGGGCGTGTTCCACGCACGGGAATACGATGAAGCAAGTGATATGGAAAGCCGGATGTATGCCAAAGTGGAAGACATTGTAGAGTATCTGGAAAGTGAACCGGAGAAACCATTTATCAGCTGTGAATATTCCCATGCGATGAACAACTCGTTGGGCGGGATGTACAAATATACTGATTTGGAAAATGCCTATCCAATGTACCAAGGCGGTTTTATCTGGGATTACATGGACCAGGCACTTCTGAAAAAGAATCGTTACGGTCAGGAATTCCTTGCATATGGCGGCGACTTCCAGGATCGGCCGACTGATTATATTTTCTGTACAGATGGCATCGTCTTTGCCGATCGTAAACTTTCTCCGAAAATGCAGGAAGTGAAATATCTTTATCAGAATATCAAATTGGATATAGATGATAAAAAAATTGTAGTGCGCAATGAAAATCTCTTTGCCGATACAAGTGCCTATGAATTGGTCTTGGCAGTGCGTAGAGAAGGAGAAAGCTGTTATGAACGAAGCATTGAACAAGATGTTTCGGCTGGTCAGCAAGCAGAATATGAGATAGATATTCCAGCAAGTGTTATAGCAGAACCAGGAACATACACAATCGATGCCAGCATGAGATTGCGTGAAGCAGCATTATGGGCGGATGCAGGATTTGAAATCGCATTCGGGCAATATGTTTTGGAGAGAAAAGCAGAGATTCCTAAAGCTGCGGGTACGCTCCGTGTTGTCGAAGGAGATGTGAATATCGGCGTATATGGCAATGATTTCTGTGTTCAATTCTCAAAAGCAGCAGGCAGTTTGACGTCGCTTCGTTATGACGGAAAGGAACTGATTGAGACACCTCCTCATCCGACATTCTGGCGGGCAAGCACGGATAATGACAACGGCTATCAGCATAGCTATACAGCTGGAGTCTGGCTGGCAGCCAGTGTAGCGAGGAAATGTACGGATGTGGCTTTGGATATAGGGACTGAGCAAGTGGATGTGACATTTACCTATGCATTTTCAATAGCAGAAAAGCTGCAAGTCCAAACAATCTATTCCGTGTTCCCGGATGGTTCTATCCGTGTGAAAGCAGTGTACCAAGGGGCAGAAGGATTACCAGATCTGCCGACATTTGCTCTTTCTTTCCGGACTTCTGCAGATTATAGCAATTTGGAATGGTTTGCCCAGGGGCCAGAAGAGAACTACGCGGACAGAAGTCATGGAGCGAGGCTCAGCCGGTTCCGGAATACGGTTCAAACAAACGGTACAGCATACGTACGACCGCAGGAATCTGGCACAAGGACGGGAGTTCGCTGGCTGAAGCTTACCTGTGAAAAGGGAAGCGGGATTGAGCTTCAATCTGATGATAAGCCGATTACATGCAATGCATCTCCGCATACTGCTTTGGAGATTGAGCAAGCCAGTCATGCTTATGAATTGCCGCCAGTACACTATACTGTGCTTACTGTTTCTGGCAAACAGATGGGTGTAGGGGGCGATGATAGCTGGGGAGCACCGGTGCACCCGGAGCATAGGCTATCATCTGATGGAGATCACAGCTTCACTTTTACTATCAAAAGGGTATAA
- a CDS encoding antibiotic biosynthesis monooxygenase, with the protein MFVNQVIFEGALDAQDKIINKVKHTMEELTDVAGLHSAECWNKDTKKSDTVAYAIVTKWDQKADFVAWISRESHVAEHRAMRKENKDKDQAPVMTKTLLQYEEASFA; encoded by the coding sequence ATGTTTGTCAATCAAGTTATTTTCGAAGGTGCACTCGACGCCCAAGATAAAATTATAAATAAAGTAAAGCATACGATGGAAGAACTGACTGATGTGGCTGGCTTGCATTCAGCCGAATGCTGGAACAAAGATACAAAAAAAAGTGATACAGTCGCTTATGCTATTGTTACCAAGTGGGATCAAAAAGCTGATTTCGTAGCCTGGATCTCCCGAGAATCACATGTCGCAGAGCACCGTGCAATGCGGAAAGAAAATAAAGACAAAGATCAAGCACCTGTCATGACGAAGACATTGCTGCAATATGAAGAAGCAAGCTTCGCATAA
- the guaC gene encoding GMP reductase, whose protein sequence is MENVFDYEDIQLIPAKCVVDSRSECDTTATLGNHTFRLPVVPANMQTIIDENIATYLAENNYFYVMHRFEPETREAFIKKMQEQNLIASISVGVKEDEYGFIEGLASKALVPEFITIDIAHGHSNAVIRMIQHIKKHLPESFVIAGNVGTPEAVRELENAGADATKVGIGPGKVCITKIKTGFGTGGWQLAALRWCAKAASKPIIADGGIRTHGDIAKSVRFGASMVMIGSLFAGHEESPGDTVEKDGKLYKEYFGSASEFQKGEKRNVEGKKMFVEHKGSLQDTLTEMEQDLQSSISYAGGTKLEAIRNVDYVVVKNSIFNGDKVY, encoded by the coding sequence ATGGAAAATGTATTTGATTACGAAGATATTCAATTAATTCCCGCAAAATGCGTAGTAGACAGCCGTTCAGAATGCGATACGACTGCTACACTTGGAAACCATACATTCCGTCTGCCAGTCGTACCGGCAAATATGCAGACGATCATTGACGAAAACATCGCCACTTATTTGGCTGAAAATAATTACTTCTATGTGATGCATCGTTTCGAACCTGAAACAAGAGAAGCCTTTATCAAGAAAATGCAGGAACAGAATCTGATCGCATCAATTAGTGTAGGAGTAAAAGAAGACGAATATGGTTTCATAGAAGGACTGGCAAGCAAAGCTTTGGTACCTGAATTTATTACGATTGATATCGCTCACGGTCATTCCAATGCTGTTATCCGCATGATTCAGCACATCAAGAAGCATTTGCCGGAAAGCTTTGTCATTGCCGGAAACGTCGGTACACCAGAAGCAGTCCGGGAGCTTGAGAATGCTGGAGCTGATGCAACGAAAGTAGGCATCGGGCCAGGTAAGGTTTGTATTACAAAAATCAAAACTGGCTTTGGAACTGGAGGCTGGCAGCTGGCAGCACTGCGCTGGTGCGCGAAAGCAGCAAGCAAGCCAATCATCGCTGATGGCGGTATCCGCACACATGGCGACATCGCCAAATCAGTTCGCTTCGGAGCATCTATGGTCATGATCGGCTCCTTGTTTGCCGGTCATGAGGAATCACCTGGCGACACGGTAGAAAAAGATGGCAAGCTGTACAAAGAATACTTCGGTTCTGCATCTGAGTTCCAAAAAGGCGAAAAACGTAATGTCGAAGGCAAGAAAATGTTCGTTGAGCACAAAGGGTCACTTCAAGATACTTTGACAGAAATGGAACAAGACCTTCAGTCTTCCATCTCTTATGCTGGCGGTACAAAATTAGAAGCAATCCGCAACGTTGATTATGTTGTTGTTAAAAATAGTATCTTTAATGGCGATAAAGTTTATTGA
- a CDS encoding reverse transcriptase-like protein, whose translation MKLRMKMIYRTPKGTEAEFLSDYLPPGAALLLMEDMQQSGRVPQLELLDQYETEWTIKELRSYMKELETEPHNVRMYVDGGFDKETGRGGLGCVIHYEQSQKEYRLRRNQEMEQLISNNEAEYAALYFAIGVLSEIGVKDQGIEVYTDSRTVVNQMSEEWPVYEKELKYWADKVDDVVKRIGLTVQYAHVDRNQNKEADQLASQALKSIQIDSTIQK comes from the coding sequence GTGAAATTGCGAATGAAGATGATCTATCGTACACCTAAAGGAACGGAAGCGGAGTTCTTGTCAGATTATTTGCCGCCAGGTGCTGCGCTTTTACTGATGGAAGATATGCAGCAGAGCGGAAGAGTACCGCAGTTAGAGCTTCTGGATCAATATGAGACAGAATGGACCATAAAAGAATTGCGCAGCTACATGAAGGAATTGGAAACAGAGCCGCATAATGTCCGCATGTATGTGGATGGAGGTTTTGATAAGGAAACAGGCAGAGGCGGCCTTGGCTGTGTTATCCATTATGAACAGAGTCAAAAGGAATACCGTCTTCGTCGTAATCAGGAAATGGAACAGCTTATCTCAAATAATGAAGCGGAATATGCAGCCCTCTATTTTGCGATAGGTGTTTTGTCCGAAATAGGAGTGAAAGATCAGGGAATCGAGGTATACACAGATTCCCGAACCGTCGTCAATCAGATGTCGGAAGAGTGGCCAGTTTATGAAAAAGAACTGAAATACTGGGCAGATAAAGTGGATGATGTGGTGAAGAGGATCGGGTTAACGGTGCAATATGCCCATGTGGACAGAAATCAAAACAAAGAAGCAGATCAGCTTGCAAGCCAAGCTTTGAAAAGTATCCAAATTGACAGCACGATACAAAAATAA
- the solA gene encoding N-methyl-L-tryptophan oxidase — protein MLYDIIILGAGSMGMSAGYQLAKKGQKVLTVDSYHPPHTHGSHHGETRIIRHAYGEGEAYVPFALRARELWKDLEQRIKKSILLETGVLNSGPESSPFIQNVIKSGKKYDLDVEKLTSEEMKKRWSGLTIPSDYIGAYEKDAGYLLTNQILNGYAGLAASHGAQLAGGQRVEKVHIKKGKVEVKTNNGIYSGKKLIVTAGAWGGELLLQLGLQLPITVIRKTFAWLHADESFQEGKFPCFSFDTNMGTYYGFPDINRTGFKIGRHDTGLPIHPDQKSAPFNDGDAEELLSFLSRFMGGGTFRLREGKTCMYSMTPDEDFIIDHHPDHPEVMFALGFSGHGFKFASAVGEALSEMALEKELTVDMKPFRLKRFE, from the coding sequence ATGCTATACGACATCATCATTCTCGGGGCTGGTTCAATGGGGATGAGTGCAGGTTATCAGCTGGCAAAGAAAGGCCAAAAAGTATTGACGGTGGACAGCTATCATCCTCCGCATACACACGGGAGCCACCACGGGGAAACAAGGATTATCCGTCATGCATACGGCGAAGGGGAGGCTTATGTTCCATTTGCCCTCCGTGCTAGAGAATTGTGGAAGGATCTGGAGCAGAGGATCAAAAAAAGCATTTTGCTTGAAACAGGTGTATTAAACTCCGGTCCTGAATCAAGTCCTTTTATACAAAATGTCATTAAGAGTGGTAAAAAATATGATTTGGATGTGGAAAAGCTTACTTCTGAGGAAATGAAAAAACGGTGGTCAGGTTTGACTATACCCTCCGATTATATTGGCGCTTATGAAAAGGATGCAGGTTATCTGCTAACGAATCAGATTTTGAATGGTTACGCCGGGCTGGCTGCTTCTCATGGAGCTCAACTTGCAGGAGGGCAGCGTGTAGAAAAAGTACATATAAAAAAAGGCAAGGTCGAAGTTAAGACTAATAATGGAATATACAGTGGGAAGAAGTTGATTGTAACAGCAGGAGCATGGGGAGGAGAATTACTGTTACAGCTTGGACTGCAGCTGCCGATTACAGTCATTCGGAAGACATTCGCTTGGCTGCATGCTGATGAATCTTTTCAAGAAGGCAAATTCCCTTGTTTCAGCTTTGACACAAATATGGGTACATATTATGGATTTCCTGATATAAACAGGACTGGATTTAAGATCGGACGCCATGACACCGGCTTGCCGATACACCCAGATCAAAAGAGTGCTCCATTCAATGATGGTGATGCAGAAGAGCTGCTAAGCTTCCTGTCTCGATTTATGGGAGGCGGAACATTCCGGCTGCGGGAAGGGAAAACATGCATGTACAGTATGACTCCCGACGAAGATTTTATCATTGATCATCATCCGGATCACCCTGAAGTCATGTTCGCACTCGGCTTTTCAGGCCATGGATTCAAATTCGCCAGTGCAGTAGGTGAAGCTCTCAGTGAAATGGCACTGGAGAAGGAATTGACAGTGGATATGAAGCCTTTTCGTTTAAAGAGATTTGAATAG
- a CDS encoding peptidoglycan DD-metalloendopeptidase family protein, which translates to MRKKWLHIGLAAVIGTAALVLPVSSNVAFAYEDLDEQREEVERKKSENEEQQTEKSEKQDDLQAAAAKLRTELEKIDGKISETNTKLADTESEISSLESDIDTLKKEIADLEVRIEERHGLLKDRMHSLQKSGGQVKYLDVIMESKSFSDFLNRVDAVSTIMGADQDLMEAQQQDLEDVESKKSERQTKLVRVEKQADVLEETKQTLTDQQEEKDKLIAEVMEEYDVTSEELVSLSEESALLAAQEEAIAAEVAYRDKQKAEEEARKEEERQRAEQAKQEEAARVAAAEKEAAAEAEKASASAASESTVKQVPKQETSEQKQTADTKSTSAKSAPAKQANTAPKQEQQTSKVPASSGDFITPAPGSITSGFGPRWGTFHYGIDIAKRGSNVPIWAAASGTVSQAYYSSSYGNVIFVSHSIDGKTYTTVYAHLTSMKVSAGQRVSQGQQIGTMGNTGMSQGQHLHFELHTGAWNGSKSNAVNPIPYLN; encoded by the coding sequence TTGAGAAAAAAATGGCTGCATATCGGTTTGGCTGCAGTGATCGGAACTGCTGCACTTGTCTTGCCGGTATCTAGTAATGTTGCTTTTGCCTATGAGGATTTGGATGAACAAAGAGAAGAAGTCGAACGGAAGAAATCGGAGAATGAAGAGCAGCAAACAGAGAAGTCAGAGAAGCAGGATGACTTGCAGGCTGCTGCTGCGAAACTCCGCACTGAGTTAGAGAAAATCGATGGCAAAATCAGTGAAACGAACACCAAACTAGCAGATACAGAATCTGAGATTTCCAGCTTGGAATCTGATATTGATACATTGAAGAAGGAAATTGCTGATCTTGAAGTCCGGATCGAAGAGCGTCACGGTTTGCTGAAGGATCGGATGCACTCTTTGCAGAAAAGTGGGGGTCAGGTAAAATATTTGGATGTCATCATGGAATCCAAGAGTTTTTCGGACTTCCTGAACCGTGTTGATGCTGTAAGCACAATCATGGGAGCCGATCAGGATTTGATGGAAGCTCAGCAGCAGGACTTAGAAGATGTTGAATCTAAGAAATCAGAGCGTCAAACAAAGCTTGTTCGTGTAGAGAAGCAGGCAGATGTCTTAGAAGAGACAAAGCAAACCTTGACAGATCAGCAGGAAGAGAAGGACAAGCTTATTGCAGAGGTTATGGAAGAATATGATGTAACTTCTGAGGAACTTGTCAGTCTGAGTGAAGAATCCGCATTGCTGGCTGCCCAGGAAGAAGCTATTGCTGCAGAGGTTGCTTACCGTGATAAGCAGAAAGCAGAGGAAGAAGCACGCAAGGAAGAAGAGCGTCAGCGTGCAGAGCAAGCAAAGCAGGAAGAAGCTGCTAGAGTAGCAGCAGCTGAAAAAGAAGCAGCTGCCGAAGCGGAAAAAGCTTCTGCATCTGCTGCAAGCGAATCGACAGTAAAACAAGTGCCGAAGCAGGAAACATCTGAGCAGAAGCAAACAGCAGATACGAAGTCGACATCTGCTAAGTCAGCTCCAGCTAAACAGGCAAATACTGCACCAAAACAGGAGCAGCAAACATCCAAGGTTCCTGCGTCCAGTGGTGATTTCATTACACCAGCACCTGGCAGTATTACTTCCGGTTTCGGACCAAGATGGGGTACATTCCATTACGGAATCGATATTGCGAAGCGTGGGTCTAATGTGCCGATTTGGGCAGCAGCTTCTGGTACGGTGTCACAAGCCTACTATTCTTCCAGCTACGGAAATGTGATTTTTGTGAGCCATTCTATTGATGGAAAAACATATACAACTGTATATGCTCATTTAACATCCATGAAAGTAAGTGCAGGTCAGCGTGTCTCCCAAGGGCAGCAGATCGGAACAATGGGGAATACAGGTATGTCTCAAGGGCAGCACCTTCATTTCGAATTGCACACAGGTGCATGGAACGGCAGTAAATCAAATGCAGTGAACCCGATTCCATATTTGAATTAA